In Streptomyces sp. P9-A4, a single window of DNA contains:
- a CDS encoding DUF3237 domain-containing protein produces MISPEPQTAAWPGFTPALNFAFEVRAFLAPSLHIGHGSGEITEYVPITGGTVDGPRLRGTVLAGGGDWCDRRGGVYQLDARYLLQADDGAVIDITNRGYYHEDDPTAPAQYDGALQVSEAGVYYRTSPVFRTAAPAHLWLARTVFIGLARGDDSEVAIRFYSVT; encoded by the coding sequence GTGATTTCCCCAGAGCCACAGACCGCCGCATGGCCGGGTTTCACCCCCGCCCTCAACTTCGCCTTCGAGGTCCGCGCCTTCCTCGCCCCCTCACTGCACATCGGGCACGGTTCCGGCGAAATTACCGAGTACGTCCCCATCACCGGTGGCACTGTCGATGGCCCCCGCCTGCGCGGCACTGTCCTGGCCGGCGGCGGCGACTGGTGCGACAGACGCGGCGGGGTCTACCAGCTCGACGCCCGATACCTCCTTCAGGCCGATGACGGCGCGGTCATCGACATCACCAACCGCGGTTACTACCACGAGGACGACCCCACCGCCCCCGCCCAGTACGACGGCGCCCTGCAGGTGTCCGAGGCAGGTGTGTACTACCGAACCTCCCCCGTCTTCCGCACCGCCGCCCCCGCCCATCTCTGGCTCGCCCGCACCGTCTTCATCGGCCTCGCCCGCGGCGACGACTCCGAAGTCGCCATCCGCTTCTACTCCGTGACCTGA
- a CDS encoding transposase family protein, with translation MVCVVGNRVRAAIIRGRQITGLASEVMAELVAEVGPLWHERHQAGLASRARRRAVGAGAKRKLVFVDRLLATLVHLRHGATHDVLACWFGVDRSTVTRAIGEVRPLLSERGCTIAPGVRLRSLAEVVDYLGASGQTGIIDGTEIRVRRPAAGSKDREKFISGKNGQNVVKSMVVTDAGGRLLFCSPAQPASCADITHARQLGLVKLLADGPVVEILADAGYQGLGAQTGGGVVTPPHRKFKKDAPDWYEEMHERRRKAHSSRRIRVEHGIAHLKKWRALARHHGRREHMTDTVQAIADLLSHQQTITLAADERM, from the coding sequence ATGGTCTGTGTGGTGGGGAACCGGGTACGTGCGGCGATCATCCGAGGTCGACAGATCACGGGGCTGGCGTCCGAGGTGATGGCTGAACTCGTTGCCGAGGTAGGCCCGTTGTGGCATGAACGGCATCAGGCTGGGCTCGCGTCGCGAGCGCGGCGCCGGGCGGTGGGCGCCGGGGCGAAGCGCAAGCTGGTCTTCGTCGATCGGCTGCTGGCCACGCTCGTCCACCTTCGCCACGGTGCCACCCACGATGTACTGGCCTGCTGGTTCGGTGTCGACCGTTCCACCGTCACGCGTGCAATCGGTGAGGTGCGGCCACTGCTCTCCGAAAGAGGCTGCACCATCGCGCCTGGCGTCCGGCTCCGTAGTCTCGCCGAGGTCGTCGATTATCTCGGCGCGAGCGGGCAGACCGGGATCATCGACGGCACCGAGATCCGGGTCCGAAGACCCGCCGCGGGAAGCAAGGACCGGGAGAAGTTCATCTCCGGCAAGAATGGACAGAACGTGGTGAAGTCCATGGTCGTCACGGACGCCGGCGGAAGGCTGCTGTTCTGCAGCCCGGCCCAGCCGGCCAGCTGCGCGGACATCACCCATGCCCGCCAGTTAGGGCTGGTCAAACTCCTGGCGGACGGGCCCGTTGTCGAAATCCTTGCCGATGCCGGCTATCAAGGGCTCGGCGCCCAGACCGGCGGTGGAGTCGTGACGCCGCCACACCGCAAGTTCAAGAAGGACGCCCCCGACTGGTATGAGGAGATGCACGAACGCCGGCGCAAAGCTCACTCCTCCCGCCGCATCCGGGTCGAGCACGGCATCGCGCACCTGAAGAAGTGGCGAGCGCTCGCCCGCCACCACGGCCGCCGCGAGCACATGACCGACACCGTCCAAGCCATCGCCGATCTGCTGTCACACCAGCAAACCATCACCCTCGCAGCCGATGAGCGAATGTGA
- a CDS encoding phytanoyl-CoA dioxygenase family protein yields MDDTTLVSRFLRDGFVKLEGAVAPRVAADCARLLWRETGCDPDDPSTWTQPVHWVGGMAQGPFAAAPNSPSLQHAYDLLVGTERWEPRYSLGTFPLRFPHEEEPDDAGWHIEGSYLPEGESWYFTNLRSRGRALLMLFLFSEVGEEDAPTRIRVGSHLDVPKVLEKYGEDGASGLTLAPDLVAASDHRPLALATGSPGDVFLCHPFLVHAAQPHRGVRPRFMAQPPLMPAAPYELERADGAYSPVEIAIRRGLGQDAPGPDRDRTDRSPG; encoded by the coding sequence ATGGATGACACGACCTTGGTTTCCCGTTTCCTCCGCGACGGTTTCGTGAAGTTGGAGGGCGCCGTCGCGCCGCGCGTGGCCGCAGACTGTGCGCGGCTGCTGTGGCGGGAGACGGGCTGCGACCCGGACGACCCGTCGACGTGGACGCAGCCCGTGCACTGGGTGGGCGGCATGGCTCAGGGACCGTTTGCCGCCGCTCCCAACTCCCCGTCCCTGCAACACGCGTACGACCTGCTCGTCGGCACGGAACGCTGGGAGCCGCGCTACTCGCTGGGCACGTTCCCGCTGCGCTTTCCGCACGAGGAGGAGCCGGACGACGCGGGCTGGCACATCGAGGGAAGCTATCTGCCGGAGGGCGAGAGCTGGTACTTCACGAATCTGCGCTCCCGGGGCCGGGCGCTGCTGATGCTGTTCCTGTTCAGCGAGGTCGGCGAGGAGGACGCCCCGACCCGGATCCGGGTCGGTTCACACCTCGACGTGCCGAAGGTGTTGGAGAAGTACGGGGAGGACGGGGCGAGCGGCCTGACCCTCGCCCCCGATCTGGTGGCGGCGTCCGACCACCGGCCACTCGCCCTTGCGACCGGGTCCCCGGGCGACGTCTTCCTGTGCCATCCGTTCCTAGTGCACGCGGCGCAACCGCACCGTGGGGTGCGGCCACGCTTTATGGCGCAGCCGCCGCTGATGCCGGCAGCACCGTACGAACTGGAGCGGGCCGACGGCGCGTACTCACCCGTGGAGATTGCGATCCGCCGGGGTCTTGGACAGGACGCTCCCGGTCCAGACAGAGACCGCACCGACCGCAGCCCCGGATAG